In Thalassotalea fonticola, a single genomic region encodes these proteins:
- a CDS encoding glycosyltransferase family 2 protein: MITIGIPFYNPGKYFKESIQSILLQSYTDFELILLDDGSTDDSLKIAHSFQDKRIKIVSDGLNLGLPARLNQIIDMASGKYIARMDADDLVSTERLAKQVEFLDHNIDIDLVSTGICSITYDSEIIAYRLPSAEKSSNLTVNEGILGTTGIAHATIMARRDWCIRNRYDEKIKLIEDYQLWLEASFKGDLKVGFIKEALYFYREESSIEYKKVMRAYKTKLKINLERYKATASKLTIPKLYFYLYLKLAICFLLNKFGLLKKLIPLRNRGNKQSSKTYSYIVGEIKKIQNFKHLSI; the protein is encoded by the coding sequence ATGATTACCATCGGAATTCCATTTTACAACCCCGGAAAATATTTTAAAGAAAGCATTCAGTCTATACTTCTTCAGTCCTATACTGATTTTGAATTGATTTTACTTGACGACGGTTCTACAGATGATTCATTAAAAATTGCGCATTCGTTTCAAGATAAAAGAATCAAAATTGTATCTGATGGCCTGAACTTAGGTCTGCCAGCAAGATTAAATCAAATTATAGATATGGCTAGTGGCAAGTATATTGCCAGAATGGATGCTGATGATTTAGTCTCAACAGAAAGGCTAGCTAAACAGGTTGAATTTTTAGATCACAATATAGATATTGACCTTGTTTCAACTGGGATTTGTTCAATTACATATGATTCAGAAATAATTGCTTACAGGCTACCAAGCGCTGAAAAGAGTTCCAACTTGACTGTAAATGAAGGCATACTAGGAACGACTGGAATTGCACATGCTACAATCATGGCTAGACGCGATTGGTGTATAAGAAACCGTTATGATGAAAAAATAAAACTGATTGAGGATTATCAGTTATGGTTGGAAGCTAGTTTTAAAGGTGACTTGAAAGTTGGCTTTATAAAAGAAGCTTTATATTTTTATCGTGAAGAATCTAGTATTGAATATAAAAAAGTTATGCGCGCTTATAAAACTAAATTAAAAATTAATTTAGAGCGATATAAAGCAACGGCATCTAAACTCACAATCCCCAAGCTATATTTCTATTTATATTTAAAGTTGGCTATATGTTTTCTATTGAACAAGTTTGGTTTATTAAAAAAACTTATCCCTCTGAGAAATAGAGGAAACAAACAGTCTTCAAAAACTTACAGTTATATTGTTGGTGAAATAAAAAAAATTCAAAACTTTAAACATTTAAGCATATAA